The nucleotide window TCCCTAGCGGAATAGCCCCGCATCGGCCAAAGTGCAGCGCCTGATGCCCCTTGAAACCCGCATCCTCGGTCCCGAAGACGCCTTGGCCGCCACCGGCCTGCTGGCGCATCTCAATCCGGACCTGCCCACCGCCACGCTGCGCGAACGTTTCGAAACGATCCTCCGCGAGCACCCGCACTACCACCCCTTCGGCGCCTTTCAGAATGGCAAGCTCGTGGGCCTCGCCGGTGTCTGGATCGCCACCAAAATCTGGTGCGGCCGCTACCTGGAACTCGACAACATCGTCGTCCACCCGCTCCACCGCTCCGAGGGCATCGGCTCCGTGCTGATCCAGGCCATTGAGGGACTTGCCAAGCAAAGAAACTGCAATCTTCTCGTCCTTGACAGTTATACCTCCAACCATCCATCCCATCGACTCTATCATCGGCTGGGATTCGAGATCTGGGGCTTTCATTTTGTGAAGCCGCTCGCCGGGTTGGACCGCTGAATGCTTTTCCACATCACTCCTTTCATGTCCGTCGTCATCGTCCACTATCATCTCTCGCCCGGCGGAGTCACCCGCGTGGTCGAGAGCGCCTCCCGCTGCCTCACCGCCGCCGGCATCCCGCATGTGGTGCTCAGCGGTTCCCCGCCGCCGTCCGTCACCGATCTGCCGGTGCGGGTGGTCGAGGGACTGGGCTACCTCAACGACGTGGGTACCCACACACCGCTGCGGCTCGTCCATGCCATGCGCTCCGCCGTCCAGGACGCCATCGGTCTCGGACCGCACGTCTGGCACTTCCACAACCATTCGCTGGGAGTGAATCCGTTGATGGATGAGGCCGTCAGCATCCTCGCCGAAGCAGGGGAAAAACTCGTCCTCCAGATCCACGATCTCGCCGAAGATGGACGCCCGAAAAACTACCCGGTGATCGCGGACTCGGAGACCCTCTACCCGATCGCCCCGCAAATCCGCTACGCCTTCCTCAATTCCCGGGACCGCTCGTGGTTCCACCACGCCGGACTGCCGCTGGAAAGCTCGATGGTGCTGCCCAATCCGATCAGCGCCCCGGCCACTCCGGCGGGCAATCCACCGGCCGACGGCCCCTCACGGGTGCTCTATCCGGTGCGCGGCATCCGCCGGAAAAACCTCGGCGAGGTCTTCCTGCTGGCCGCCCTTTCCCCGGAAGGCACGCGCTACGCCGTGACCCTCGCGCCCGTGCATCCGCGCTGGAAGCCCTACTTCGATGCCTGGATGGCCTTCTCCTCCGATTCGGGCCTGCCGGTGGATCTCGCGGTGGTGGATCGCATTTCGCCACACTCCGGCGCGAACAGTTCCTTCGAAGCATGGCTGGGCCAAGCCACCCACCTCGTCACCACCTCGGTCGCGGAGGGCTTCGGCCTCGGCTATCTGGAATCCGCGGCTCTCGGCAAGCCGCTGCTCGGCCGCAATCTGCCCATGGTGACCCAGGACTACGCCATGTCCGGCATCACCACCGGCCGTCTCTACGATCGCGTCCTCGTGCCGATCTCATGGGTGGGTCTGGAAACCCTGCGCCAGCATCTGACCCGGTATCTCCAGGACGTGCTCGATGCCTACGGCAAGCCGCTGCACAATTCCGATGTCGACCGCGTCTTTGATGCGATCCGTTTCCGTGGCTATCTCGATTTCGGCAATCTGCCGGAAGACCTCCAGCGCCAGGTGGTTCATCGCCTGATGGCGGGTGGCGACCGCAGCGCGCTGCAAGTGGAGATCGGTGGCAGCGTGGTGCCGCTGGCGACATGGCTGGAGGAAACCCTGGCCATCCGCGAGCCCACCGCCACTCCCGACCAGCTCGCGCCCTACTCGCCGGATGCCTACAAGGACCGCCTGGTGGCGCTCTATGAAGAATTGGAAGCCACGGCGCCGGGTGCTCCTGTTTTCCTGCCGAAGCACCGCGTGCTCGATGAATATCTGAAGCCGGAGAATTTCAATTTCCTGCTGACCTGAAATGCGGCGCTCGCCGGTGTTCATTCCCTCGGGTGCGGAGCCACGCTTGAGCCCTTTGCCCGGGATCAAGGCGGTGATCTTCGATGTCTATGGCACGCTGCTGCTCGGCGGTGGTCCGGTGTATGCCGATGCGGAAGCGGATATAGAACTGACCGCCTTTCTCGCGGACCAAGGCATCCGCTTCGATGGTTCCGTGACCGAGGCTTTGGCGGATGCGGTCAAGCGGTCGCACGCGGCATCCACCGCCGCGTTTCCGGAAGTGGATCTGAAGGCCTTGTGGTCGGAGGTCCTGCGGCAGGCAATCGATAAACCGCTGTTCATCGCACTCGAAGACATCCGCCAGCCGGTGGCGCTGATGCCGGGTGTCCGCGAAACCTTGACCGCGCTCTCCCATCTGCCTCTCGGCCTCATCTCGAACGCACAAGCGAATACAATCCCGACCTTGGAACGACTGACCGGATTGACTGATGCGTTTGCACCGGACCTTTGTATCCTCTCCTACCAATACGGCGAAGCGAAGCCTGCTCCCGCGCTCTTCGACTCACTGGCCACGGCGCTCGCCATCCGGGGCATCCAGCCAGCGGAAGCCCTCGTTGTCGGCAATGATCCGCTCCACGATATCAGTCCCGCAACGAGTCACGGATTCCATACCGCGCTCGTGATGGCGGATCATCATTCACTCCGGCCGGGCGATCCAGAGATGGCTAACGCCGTGGTTACGGATGTGCGGCAGATTGCGGATCTATTGGCGGATGGTTACTGACCGCGTGATCGCACGACTGTAGTCGAAAGCTCCGCTTTCGAAATGTCTCCGCCAGCTCTGTTGGCGGGAGCTTGTCGGGCCGGGCGAGATCCATCCCGAAGAGGGAAAGCCGGAGCTTCCCCCTACATCAAAAAGCCCGCCTTGCGGCGGGCTTGTTTCGTCGACGGAGTGGCGGAGCGGACGGGGCTCGAACCCGCGACCTCCAACGTGACAGGCTGGCGCTCTAACCAACTGAGCTACCGCTCCAGAGCCGTTCCGTTCGGACGGGCGGAAACTAGCAACCGGTCCGTACCGTGCAACCCATAAAATCACGAACTACGAGATTTATCGTAGAAACAAGAAGGCCCGCCGTGATGGCGGGCCTTGCTTTACTCGAACGGACTGGCGGAGCGGACGGGGCTCGAACCCGCGACCTCCAACGTGACAGGCTGGCGCTCTAACCAACTGAGCTACCGCTCCAGAGCCGCCCGTTCGGGGTGCGCGGAAGCTAGGAGGACCGATCCTGCCGCGCAACCTGAAAATGGCGGTTTTGTGATTTTTTTTCGGATGTCAGGACAGGGCCTCCACGGCAGCTTCCAAAGACGCCAGATCCTCAACGGAATAGACCTTCGCTTCCTTGTCGATCTTCGCCACCAGGCCCGCCAACACCTTGCCGGGGCCGATTTCCACGAAGGTGTCGTAGCCCTGGGAACGCAGCAGTTGGATGGATTCCGTCCAGCGCACGGAGCCGGTCACCTGTTTTTCGAGATTGGTGCGGATGTCCTCCGCAGCGGAAACCACGGACGCGCCGAAGTTGCACACCACCGGTACGGCGGGCGATTGGATCGCCGCGGCGGCGAGTTCCGCAGCCAGCTTGTCCTGCGCGCTCTGCATCAGGCGGGAGTGGTAGGCACCAGCCACGTTCAGCTTGATCGCACGGCGGATGCCGAAGTCCTTGGCCTTCGCCACCGCGGCATCGATTCCGGCCACGGAACCGGACAGCACGATCTGGCCCGGCGCGTTCAGGTTCGCCACGTCCACATCGCACTCGGCGGCGAGCGCGCGGACCTGCTCCTCTTCCCCACCGATCAGGGCGGCCATGGCGCCCTCGGTCGCCTGGCAGGCTTCCTCCATGAAAAGACCACGGCGGGCCACCAGTTTCAGGCCGTCCTCAAAGGAAAACGTCCCGGCGGCGGCGTGAG belongs to Luteolibacter ambystomatis and includes:
- a CDS encoding HAD family hydrolase — its product is MRRSPVFIPSGAEPRLSPLPGIKAVIFDVYGTLLLGGGPVYADAEADIELTAFLADQGIRFDGSVTEALADAVKRSHAASTAAFPEVDLKALWSEVLRQAIDKPLFIALEDIRQPVALMPGVRETLTALSHLPLGLISNAQANTIPTLERLTGLTDAFAPDLCILSYQYGEAKPAPALFDSLATALAIRGIQPAEALVVGNDPLHDISPATSHGFHTALVMADHHSLRPGDPEMANAVVTDVRQIADLLADGY
- a CDS encoding GNAT family N-acetyltransferase is translated as MPLETRILGPEDALAATGLLAHLNPDLPTATLRERFETILREHPHYHPFGAFQNGKLVGLAGVWIATKIWCGRYLELDNIVVHPLHRSEGIGSVLIQAIEGLAKQRNCNLLVLDSYTSNHPSHRLYHRLGFEIWGFHFVKPLAGLDR
- the fabD gene encoding ACP S-malonyltransferase; its protein translation is MSKIAVLFSGQGAQKVGMAKDWFETSTTARSMVAQADAALGFSLSEIMFEGPDEELTKTSRCQPALYLHGLIGLALLKERVPALEVVAAAGLSLGEFTAHAAAGTFSFEDGLKLVARRGLFMEEACQATEGAMAALIGGEEEQVRALAAECDVDVANLNAPGQIVLSGSVAGIDAAVAKAKDFGIRRAIKLNVAGAYHSRLMQSAQDKLAAELAAAAIQSPAVPVVCNFGASVVSAAEDIRTNLEKQVTGSVRWTESIQLLRSQGYDTFVEIGPGKVLAGLVAKIDKEAKVYSVEDLASLEAAVEALS
- a CDS encoding glycosyltransferase family 4 protein: MSVVIVHYHLSPGGVTRVVESASRCLTAAGIPHVVLSGSPPPSVTDLPVRVVEGLGYLNDVGTHTPLRLVHAMRSAVQDAIGLGPHVWHFHNHSLGVNPLMDEAVSILAEAGEKLVLQIHDLAEDGRPKNYPVIADSETLYPIAPQIRYAFLNSRDRSWFHHAGLPLESSMVLPNPISAPATPAGNPPADGPSRVLYPVRGIRRKNLGEVFLLAALSPEGTRYAVTLAPVHPRWKPYFDAWMAFSSDSGLPVDLAVVDRISPHSGANSSFEAWLGQATHLVTTSVAEGFGLGYLESAALGKPLLGRNLPMVTQDYAMSGITTGRLYDRVLVPISWVGLETLRQHLTRYLQDVLDAYGKPLHNSDVDRVFDAIRFRGYLDFGNLPEDLQRQVVHRLMAGGDRSALQVEIGGSVVPLATWLEETLAIREPTATPDQLAPYSPDAYKDRLVALYEELEATAPGAPVFLPKHRVLDEYLKPENFNFLLT